In the genome of Desulfovibrio sp. Huiquan2017, the window TTTCGTCTGCGGAAAGCGGCTACTGCATGCCGGAAAAAATCGTCCGCACCTCCTCGATGCGGTCGCGGCTGCCCGTGAAATCCAGGAATTCGCCTCGAGACAGGGCGTGAACCTGGATCAGCCCCGCCTGTGGATCGTAGTAGAATTCCGCATCGTCCATGGTGCGCAATACGCTGCTCTTGAATTCGGCGCGCAGGTAGTTGCCCTCGGTCAGGAGCACCTTGCCGCCAAACACGGATTCCACGGCGTTGCCCAAATCGACCATTACCTTGTTAGGATCCCCTGAGGCTTTGATCGGGTTGATTTTGTTCTTGGCGTCGGTGGCCTGCGAGGAAACGCAATCCACGTTGTCCGGGCAGACAGCGAACCGGCCATCGGTCATGCCCAGGTTCGGGATCTTGGTGGAGCAGGCGAAAAGGGCTGCCAGGGAGACGACGAGCAGGAAGGTCACAAGTGGCTGTTTCATGGGCTTCAATCTATTGTGAAACCGAATGAAAAAGCAACCCCTTTTCCATGAGAGGGAGAGGATCAGTGGGAACGG includes:
- a CDS encoding DUF1499 domain-containing protein yields the protein MKQPLVTFLLVVSLAALFACSTKIPNLGMTDGRFAVCPDNVDCVSSQATDAKNKINPIKASGDPNKVMVDLGNAVESVFGGKVLLTEGNYLRAEFKSSVLRTMDDAEFYYDPQAGLIQVHALSRGEFLDFTGSRDRIEEVRTIFSGMQ